One Panicum virgatum strain AP13 chromosome 9K, P.virgatum_v5, whole genome shotgun sequence genomic region harbors:
- the LOC120649022 gene encoding uncharacterized protein LOC120649022, producing MPMALESWLSKVRSAMLSSGAPPGPRKTGVGILAFEVASLMSKLLHVWRAVGDAAIARLRHDTINLDGVRKVVSDDDDFLLSLACAELVDALRAASDSVAALAARCADPALRDFRDAFLELADTGRDRHRWAAPSWKDMDTRAHKMEKQVASTSALRRAMEELAEAEHGLRKLLHLQCGGNGACHRRSLSASKISVAAEQQQLIFSKKQEVKHLKQTSLWGCTLDAVVASLARVAFTTLARIKVVFGVGAGQEDERHPPLYRSLTLSSAVHPSSLDAPPPPSRKSMSMEEMLLDGRSLASWKRSGGFLDECSAALTPPPGTLGAAALAPRYAAVVISIERMARSPRQVGPEERDELYGMLTASVRAQLRARLRGAVAAADPGLAGQWRAALAGILEWLAPMAHAMVRWQAERSLERSRNTAAALAPGGNTNTNVLLLLQTLHMADRGKVEAALVELLVGLNYVWRFDKEMMIYYSWHLAS from the coding sequence ATGCCCATGGCTCTCGAGTCATGGCTCTCCAAGGTCCGGTCGGCCATGTTGTCCTCCGGGGCGCCGCCGGGCCCCAGGAAGACCGGCGTCGGCATCCTTGCCTTCGAGGTCGCCAGCCTCATGTCCAAGCTCCTCCACGTGTGGCGCGCCGTCGGGGACGCCGCCATCGCGCGCCTCCGCCACGACACCATCAACCTCGACGGCGTCCGCAAGGTcgtctccgacgacgacgacttccTCCTCAGCCTCGCCTGCGCCGAGCTCGTCGACGCGCTCAGGGCCGCCTCCGACTccgtcgccgcgctcgccgcgcgctGCGCGGACCCCGCCCTCCGTGACTTCAGGGACGCCTTCTTGGAGCTGGCCGACACCGGCCGCGACCGCCACCGGTGGGCGGCGCCCAGCTGGAAGGACATGGACACGAGGGCGCACAAGATGGAGAAGCAGGTGGCCAGCACCTCCGCGCTCCGCAGGGCCATGGAGGAGCTAGCAGAGGCCGAGCACGGCCTCCGgaagctcctccacctccagTGCGGCGGCAACGGAGCATGCCACCGGCGCAGCCTGTCGGCGAGCAAGATCTCGGTCGcagcggagcagcagcagctgattTTCTCCAAGAAGCAGGAGGTGAAGCACCTCAAGCAGACATCGCTGTGGGGCTGCACCTTGGACGCCGTCGTCGCGTCGCTGGCGAGGGTGGCATTCACCACCCTCGCGCGAATCAAGGTCGTCTtcggcgtcggcgccgggcAAGAAGATGAGCGCCACCCGCCGCTCTACCGCAGCCTCACGCTCTCCTCAGCGGTCCACCCGTCATCCttggacgcgccgccgccgccgtcgcgcaagTCCATGTCAATGGAGGAGATGCTGTTGGACGGCCGATCCCTGGCTTCTTGGAAACGTAGTGGCGGATTCTTGGATGAATGCTCGGCGGCGCTGACGCCTCCGCCGGGTAcgctgggcgcggcggcgctggcgccgcgGTACGCCGCGGTGGTGATCTCGATCGAGCGGATGGCAAGGTCGCCTCGGCAGGTCGGTCCCGAGGAGCGGGACGAGCTGTACGGCATGCTGACGGCGAGCGTGCGCGCGCAGCTCCGGGCGCGGCTTcgcggggcggtggcggcggcggaccccGGGCTGGCCGGGCAGTGGCGTGCGGCGCTGGCGGGGATCCTGGAGTGGCTGGCGCCGATGGCGCACGCGATGGTGCGATGGCAGGCGGAGCGCAGCTTGGAGCGGAGCAggaacacggcggcggcgcttgcgccTGGGGGCAACACGAACACGaacgtgctgctgctgctgcagacgCTGCACATGGCGGACCGCGGCAAGGTGGAGGCCGCGCTGGTGGAGCTGCTCGTGGGGCTCAACTACGTGtggcgcttcgacaaggagatGATGATCTATTATTCATGGCACCTAGCTTCCTAG